In Palaemon carinicauda isolate YSFRI2023 chromosome 14, ASM3689809v2, whole genome shotgun sequence, the following proteins share a genomic window:
- the LOC137652967 gene encoding uncharacterized protein, protein MSSETPVIKGSCFCKGIQYEVPSGTAQWIRCHCSMCRKLIGADFCTFLAVPNAKLQMKAKETMKTYRSSKEAVRSFCSTCGSSVFMKYDIETNTIWINAGTLDQEIPVTKPTRIFTDDKAFWLDTMSSAPQSGDISNWEVDCAKDL, encoded by the coding sequence ATGAGTTCAGAAACACCTGTCATCAAGGGCTCCTGCTTCTGCAAGGGTATTCAGTACGAGGTCCCATCTGGAACTGCCCAGTGGATCCGCTGCCACTGTTCCATGTGCAGAAAGCTGATTGGTGCTGACTTCTGCACCTTCTTGGCTGTGCCAAACGCGAAGCTGCAGATGAAGGCGAAGGAAACGATGAAGACTTACAGGAGCTCAAAGGAGGCAGTGAGGTCCTTCTGCAGCACCTGCGGGAGTTCTGTGTTCATGAAGTACGACATTGAAACCAACACCATTTGGATCAATGCTGGAACACTGGACCAAGAGATCCCAGTCACAAAGCCAACCCGAATATTTACAGACGACAAAGCCTTCTGGCTGGATACCATGAGTAGTGCTCCCCAGTCTGGAGATATATCCAACTGGGAGGTCGATTGCGCCAAGGATTTGTAA
- the LOC137653711 gene encoding uncharacterized protein, translating into MANLQVLIGQRKVIRRKVTEQFNRSDTYSALTQEEKLAIKGLLVNYRNKLSELDDHILLKKFPDVSDEAELEPELTSCQDYLDKIEYCLPLLEISRGNNGSNIPDVARSLLKQPTAPLPKFTSKEGEDFLKFIAEFEATTNAFQYPDRDLLLLLKQQIDGRAKTLLSSLEADKQRYVDAKELLISAFASKEVCKNNAIRKITELSLREGDDPFTFISILRSVCEAVKTFNIRADEFVRYFAWHGLNGRFQRHFINITGKTHPSLNDIISHFFAACERYESDGKGVESLKCKASRVKTLTLPLPKESTTSMAAEAVTYDKDRSSPQCSLCSAVGNTDKFHFIHKCPNFLSPTDKVHILKSKNGCVKCGQFNHVSGKCRFKFKRRCSNCNSWHMTYLCDRSPPPGRNSNNNNNCESKVETSQISSGVAVLPTCQGDSILPTFSFKVGGTVYRGLKDSGSQSTFVTKKLAEENNLKIINSKVKLTVNGFNGNKEYFTEIVEVPVTIGDKSFIIYCLVVPNINVALKLPLLGRLVDKFQAQGVKLADQFLNKFSHEIDNVQLILGTDFAYCIAGTDTVFGGINSSMYTECHAGILLSGSIDLMIKNIDNLADKRVPTSAVSNPFECSSAIHIQSNSFLLNSKVDIFAYDDINTNFEVNCSFSVINERGMLMEKPLQQATDQLLESECNYYLNYDQNFYNDESIELNNQLVEFTIKTLRRRESDGRIIVPLLWNGKVSHLLSKNENLSKLILRSNLKRLKRHPERLQLVDQTIKEQLKAGIIEPIYDLEVFKSENPQHSFLPHMPIFKLDRDSTKCRIVFLSNLRDSSNNISLSHNQCMYSGPTLNQKLSSSFLQLRFDQKLLIFDLKKAFNMLSLTETDQSKLLFFWYKNVNQGDFSLLAFKNVRLPFGLRCSPFLLMISLYYILVLQPSEDSRIADLKKSIYNMIYMDNGAITANTSEELEWSYKQLSNIFNPYKFDIQQVVTNDSTLQDEVDREAEAATPLRNKLFGLNWDRCSDEIFTKPICLDPNANTKRSLLQTIASQFDLFGFNMPLFNRCRLFMHQLQCQKNLHWDQPLTQELQREWINICRQTNRAPPLKIARCVGPRDGNYDIYIFSDASKDIFGCVLYLQHIESNRLSFIHAKNRLVNNQLKSKSMPSLELNAIHLSVECALEIYKDLSGSACLKPLKVNNIYVYTDSLCALHWLNSAALKLDKLNKHSPFVVNRLHNIQRMCETVPIKFSFISGKNNPADIITRCVSYNQLQNSCFFSGPNLSINEVPELSTTIPAFEMPTEVQATPSTAQVIEVANNLIDINNYSNFRKLLLIFRRIFLVVHKWKLKAKIACSPVANYFAQAINYLLNNEQRKHYPEVYSYLQHGLNSRKDIPPIITQLNVFLDSQGLLRVKSKFKKWNYGLRGNYPLLLHPDSHLTKLIIWDAHLKLLHSGCYSVLTELRKHYYIPKHFSVVKKALKQCVHCRRFNNRYIKLNQNFYRDFRADPPTVPFSNIFMDYLGPFNTKDGKETRKVWLLCITCTWSRAVNLKICRSLNVAEFLRAFQLHCFEYGIPQLCISDLGTQLVAGGNTITSFISDPQTQLYFEENNVKPLSFQQYFKGCSELGSLVEVCVKMVKRLMFGAIKNFILTYVDFEFLVCNIVHLINRRPIAFKEAVRAETDNVPEPITPEQLVRGYELTSLNLIPNLQPLSVEDPEFDPDNQAIYQNYVKLCKIRQTLIETYHNEFLGTLIQQAVDRKGRYRPVTHKLLNVGDVVLIKEEHTKRNNYPLGIILEVFKNDLGEVTHAVIKKGKTGQTSRLHVNNIIPILENTGSTNSATPDVSNSVTSSLRPKRKAAILSQERTRQML; encoded by the coding sequence atggctaacttacaggtactgattggacaacgaaaagtcattcggagaaaagtcaccgaacaattcaataggtctgacacctattctgcccttacacaagaagaaaagttagctattaaaggtcttcttgttaattatagaaacaagctgtcagagctagatgatcatatcctcttgaagaaatttcctgacgtatctgatgaagcagagttagagccagaattaacaagttgccaggattatttagataaaattgagtattgtttaccattacttgagatttccaggggtaataatggttctaatattcccgacgtggcccgcagtttactgaaacagccaacagctcctcttcccaagtttacaagcaaagaaggagaagatttcttgaaatttatagcagaatttgaggctacaactaatgcatttcagtatccagacagagatttacttttattgctgaagcaacagatagacggtcgagcaaagactttattaagttctctggaagctgataaacagcgttatgtagatgccaaagaattattgatttccgcctttgcttctaaggaggtttgtaaaaacaatgcaattaggaaaattacggagttaagtctaagagagggtgatgatcccttcacatttatttccatcctccgatcagtatgtgaagcagtcaagacttttaacattagagcggatgaatttgtcagatattttgcttggcacggcttaaatggtcgctttcagcgtcattttattaatattacaggaaaaactcatccttccttaaatgacattatttcacatttctttgcagcttgcgaaaggtacgaaagtgacgggaaaggtgttgaaagcttgaaatgtaaagcttcacgtgtcaaaacattaacactccctcttcctaaagagagtactaccagcatggctgcggaagcagtaacatatgataaagacaggtcttcgccTCAGTGTTCCTTGTGTTCTGCAgttggaaatactgataaatttcactttatccataagtgccctaattttctttctcctacagataaagtgcatattttaaaatctaaaaatggatgtgtaaaatgcgggCAGTTTAATCATGTCTCCGGTAAGTGCCGTTTTAAATTCAAgagacgctgttcaaattgtaacagctggcatatgacGTACCTGTGTGATAGGAGTCCGCCACCAGGCAGAaactctaacaataataataactgcgaatccaaggtggaaacttctcaaataagcagcggtgttgccgtccttcctacttgtcaaggtgattccattttacccaccttttcatttaaagttgggggaactgtttacagaggactgaaggacagtggttcgcagagcacgtttgtcaccaagaaattggcggaggagaataatcttaaaatcattaactcaaaggtaaagctaacagttaatgggtttaatggtaacaaggagtattttactgaaattgttgaagttcctgttacgatcggagataaatcctttataatttattgcttggttgtaccaaacattaatgtagcattgaaattacctctgcttggtagattagttgataaatttcaggcCCAAGGAGTTAAATTAGCTgatcaattccttaataaattttctcatgaaattgataatgttcagctcattttaggtacagacttcgcttattgtattgcaggtacagatacagtttttggaggaataaattcatcgatgtataccgagtgtcatgcaggtattttgctgtctggtagcattgatttaatgattaagaatattgataatttagctgataAGAGAGTGCCAACCtcggctgttagtaacccatttgagtgtagttctgctattcatatccagagtaattcatttttgctgaactctaaagttgatatttttgcttatgatgacattaatactaactttgaggtaaactgttcattttctgtaataaatgaaagaggcatgcttatggagaaaccactgcaacaggccactgatcaacttctagagtctgaatgtaattattacttaaattacgatcagaatttctacaatgatgaaagtattgaacttaataaccagttggtcgaatttaccatcaaaacccttcgtcgtagggagtctgatggacGCATTATCGTTCCCTTGCTGTGGAATGGgaaagtttctcatttactttcaaagAATGAAAATCTATCTAAGTTGATATTAAGGTCTAACCTCAAGAGACTTAAACGACATCCAGAACGTTTGCAGCTCGTTGACCAAACAATTAAGGAGCAATTGAAGGCAGGCATAATTGAACCCATTTATGATTTAGAAGTGTTTAAAAGTGAGAATCCTCAACATTCTTTTTTACCACACATGCCTATCTTTAAACTGGATAGGGATAGTACCAAATGTAGGATTGTATTTTTGTCTAACCTTAGGGATTCTTCTAATAATATATCTTTGTCACATAACCAGTGCATGTATTCAGGGCCTACGTTAAACCAAAAATTGTCCTCTTCCTTTTTACAGCTTAGATTTGACCAAAAGTTACTCATATTTGACCTTAAGAAAGCCTTTAATATGTTATCTTTAACAGAAACTGATCAGTCTAAGTTGTTATTTTTTTGGTACAAAAATGTGAATCAAGGCGATTTTTCCTTATtggcttttaagaatgtaagattaccttttggccttagatgtagtccctttttattaatgatttcattatattacatacttgtgttacaaccttcagaggattctcgaatagcagatttaaagaaatctatctataacatgatttatatggacaatggggcCATTACTGCCAATACTTCAGAGGAGTTAGAGTGGTCGTATAAACAGCTTTCGAATATATTCAATCCCTATAAATTTGACATTCAGCAGGTTGTAACTAATGACTCGACTTTACAGGATGAAGTGGACCGCGAAGCCGAGGCAGCTACGCCTTTACGTAACAAGTTGTTTGGTTTAAACTGGGACCGATGttccgacgaaattttcactaaaccAATTTGTCTGGATCCCAATGCTAATACTAAAAGGTCTCTTTTACAAACAATTGCTTCACAGTTTgacctttttggttttaatatgccattgtttaaccgctgtagattgttcatgcatcaattacagtgtcaaaagaatttacattgggatcaaccattaacgcaagaattgcagagagaatggattaatatttgcaggcaaaccaacagagctcctcctttaaaaattgctaggtgtgttggtccacgagatggcaattatgatatttatattttttcagatgcaagtaaggacaTATTTGGTTGTGTACTCTATTTACAGCATATTGAATCCAATCGCTTAAGCTTTATACATGCCAAAAACCGACTTGTAAATAATCAACTTAAGAGTAAATCCATGCCCTCTCTGGAACTTAACGCAATACatttaagtgttgagtgtgctcttgagatttacaaagatttgtctggatctgcttgcttaaaacccttaaaggttaataatatttacgtatatactgattctctctgtgccttacattggctgaattctgctgccttgaaattggacaaattaaataaacattctccattTGTCGTAAACAGACTTCATAATATTCAAAGAATGTGTGAAACGGTTCctataaaatttagctttatttcaggaaaaaacaatcctgcggacataatcaccagatgtgtgtcatacaaccagttgcaaaattcttgctttttttcaggaccaaatttaagtataaatgaagttccagaattgtcaactaccataccagcatttgagatgcccactgaggttcaagcaactccttccacagctcaggttattgaagttgctaacaatcttattgatattaataattattccaatttcaggaaacttttattgatttttcgcagaattttcttagtggtgcacaagtggaagctgaaagcgaaaattgcttgctcaccagtcgctaattactttgcccaggctataaattacttgttaaacaatgaacaaaggaagcattatcctgaggtatattcttacctacagcatggtcttaattccagaaaagacattcctcctattataacgcaacttaatgtatttttagattcacagggtcttctgagagttaagagtaaattcaaaaaatggaattatggcttaagaggaaattaccctttattattgcacccagacagtcatttgaccaaactaattatttgggatgcacacctcaaattattacattcaggatgttattctgtattaacagagctcagaaagcattattacatccctaaacatttctcagtggtgaaaaaggctcttaaacagtgtgttcattgtcgtaggtttaataatcgCTATATAAAgttaaatcagaacttttacagagacttcagagcagatcctcctacggttcctttttctaacatatttatggattatctaggacccttcaatacgaaggatggaaaagagacccgtaaggtttggttactatgtatcacctgtacttggtctagggcagttaacctcaaaatttgcaggagtttgaatgttgcagaatttttaagagcatttcagctacactgctttgagtacgggattcctcaactttgtattagtgatcttgggactcagttggtggcaggaggtaataccataacttccttcattagtgaccctcagacgcaattatattttgaggaaaataatgtaaaacccctctcctttcagcaatatttcaaaggctgcagtgaattgggatcattagtagaagtctgtgtaaaaatggtcaaaagattaatgtttggagcaattaagaattttatattgacgtatgtagactttgaatttcttgtctgtaatattgtgcatctcattaatcgacgacctatagccttcaaagaagctgttcgtgctgagactgacaatgtgcccgaaccaataacgccggaacagctcgtgcgaggctatgaattgacttctctaaaccttatccctaatcttcaacctctttcagttgaagatccagaatttgaccctgataatcaagctatttatcagaattacgtaaagttgtgtaaaattaggcagactttaatagagacctatcataatgaatttctaggtactctgattcagcaagcagttgaTAGGAAGGGGCGGTATCGTcccgttactcataaattactaaatgttggcgatgttgtattaattaaggaggaacataccaaaaggaataattatcctttAGGCATAattttagaagtttttaagaatgatttgggtgaagttacccatgctgttattaagaagggaaaaacaggccagacatcaaggttgcatgtaaataatattattccaatactagaaaacacaggaagtaccaattcagctactcctgatgttagtaattctgttacttcgtccttaaggcccaaaagaaaggctgctatattaagccaagaaaggacaagacagatgctttaa